The following coding sequences lie in one Cyanobacteria bacterium GSL.Bin1 genomic window:
- a CDS encoding TIGR00341 family protein, whose translation MKFLFRKRDRQGQKRAASVKLYGSKYWSWLKEDPTSIALLNRILWRGAILSSSFCLMVVVSSAIGTLGLLANSIAAVIGAMIISPLMQPTVGIAYAMVMANRRLLKQATLTAIIGILITVVTAILVAHLIGLRTLNSEILSRTNPNLINLGIAIGAGIAGAFAYTRQSVADALPGTAVAVALVPPLCVVGIGVVSGEMPLIQGASVLFFTNFIGIIFSGGLVFVFQGYGTIAKARQGLMVTILALLLLGLPLSYQMRHLLASSNLRSDVEQLVRNQETIFAGKEIRSLKVASRSDSLLIELAIEAQVNSISKKQLQSAQAFLSNRLETPVTLRVKLVPIESFEIPASANVQEDSQGD comes from the coding sequence ATGAAATTCTTATTTCGTAAGCGAGATCGTCAAGGCCAAAAGAGAGCTGCTTCTGTAAAACTTTATGGCAGTAAATATTGGTCTTGGCTGAAAGAGGATCCAACTTCGATCGCGCTTCTCAATCGCATCCTTTGGCGAGGAGCAATTCTCAGTAGCAGTTTTTGTCTGATGGTTGTAGTCTCTAGCGCGATCGGAACATTGGGATTGCTGGCGAACAGCATTGCTGCTGTGATTGGCGCAATGATTATTTCTCCCTTAATGCAGCCGACGGTTGGGATTGCCTATGCCATGGTGATGGCCAATCGGCGACTGCTTAAACAAGCAACCTTAACGGCTATTATTGGCATCCTAATTACAGTAGTGACGGCAATTTTAGTTGCTCATTTAATCGGATTGAGAACCCTGAATTCAGAAATCCTTTCACGAACCAACCCCAATTTAATTAATTTGGGGATTGCTATCGGAGCCGGGATTGCAGGAGCATTTGCTTATACTCGGCAAAGTGTTGCCGATGCCTTACCGGGAACAGCAGTGGCAGTAGCATTAGTTCCTCCTCTGTGTGTGGTTGGAATTGGGGTAGTCAGTGGGGAAATGCCTCTCATTCAAGGGGCTTCTGTCTTGTTTTTCACCAATTTTATTGGTATTATTTTTAGTGGTGGTCTTGTTTTTGTGTTTCAGGGATATGGAACCATTGCTAAAGCACGGCAAGGATTAATGGTGACAATTTTGGCTTTGCTTTTACTCGGACTCCCGCTGAGCTATCAAATGAGACATCTCTTAGCCAGTTCCAACCTCCGCAGTGATGTGGAACAATTGGTCCGCAACCAGGAGACAATTTTTGCCGGTAAAGAAATTCGCAGTCTCAAAGTCGCTTCTCGGAGTGATTCACTATTAATTGAGTTAGCCATTGAAGCACAAGTCAACTCGATTTCCAAAAAACAGCTTCAATCCGCCCAAGCATTTTTGAGCAATCGTTTGGAAACGCCGGTAACGTTGCGAGTTAAATTAGTTCCGATTGAATCTTTTGAAATCCCAGCATCTGCAAATGTTCAGGAAGACTCTCAAGGTGACTAA
- the speB gene encoding agmatinase — MSEQNQSSEANQALDKESQLPLTGWQQEVSQGLDYGLEAADSIRDRSISTFSRGELPHYAGINTFLKAPYVEDVKQVGNYDVAIVGVPHDSGTTYRPGTRFGPQGIRKISALYTPYNFELGVDLREQITLCDVGDIFTIPGNNEKSFDQISKGIAHIFQSGALPIILGGDHSIGFPTVRGVCRHLGDQKVGIIHFDRHVDTQESDLDERMHTCPWFHATNIKNAPAKNLVQLGIGGWQVPRQGVKVCRERETNILTVTDITEMGLDAAVEFALERALDGTDCVYISFDIDCIDAGFVPGTGWPEPGGLLPREALYLLGKIVQQAPVCGLEVVEVSPPYDVSDMTALMATRVICDTMAHLVLSEQLPRQAKPSYIHEEAQTTADYWQ, encoded by the coding sequence ATGAGTGAGCAAAATCAATCTAGCGAAGCCAATCAGGCGTTAGATAAAGAAAGTCAGTTACCGTTAACTGGATGGCAGCAAGAAGTGTCGCAAGGCTTAGATTATGGATTAGAAGCAGCAGACAGTATTCGCGATCGCAGCATTTCTACCTTTTCGCGCGGTGAACTCCCTCACTATGCTGGCATTAATACCTTCCTCAAAGCCCCCTATGTGGAAGATGTCAAACAAGTCGGGAATTATGATGTTGCCATTGTTGGCGTTCCCCATGATTCTGGTACCACTTACCGGCCGGGGACGCGGTTTGGCCCCCAAGGCATCCGCAAAATTTCGGCTCTTTATACCCCCTACAACTTTGAACTAGGGGTTGATTTAAGAGAACAAATTACCCTCTGTGATGTTGGCGATATCTTCACCATTCCCGGGAATAACGAAAAGTCCTTTGATCAGATTTCTAAAGGGATTGCCCACATTTTCCAATCCGGTGCCTTACCAATCATTCTCGGAGGCGATCATTCTATTGGTTTTCCTACGGTGCGTGGCGTTTGTCGTCATTTAGGAGATCAAAAAGTCGGAATTATTCACTTTGATCGCCATGTGGATACTCAAGAAAGTGACCTGGATGAACGGATGCATACTTGCCCTTGGTTCCACGCGACAAATATTAAAAATGCTCCTGCTAAAAACCTGGTTCAACTGGGAATTGGCGGTTGGCAAGTGCCGCGTCAAGGAGTCAAGGTTTGTCGAGAACGAGAAACCAATATTCTCACCGTTACTGATATTACAGAAATGGGTTTAGATGCCGCGGTAGAGTTTGCCCTGGAACGCGCCCTCGATGGCACTGATTGTGTTTATATCAGCTTTGATATTGATTGCATTGATGCCGGTTTTGTTCCGGGAACCGGTTGGCCCGAACCGGGTGGACTCTTACCCCGAGAAGCCCTTTATTTATTAGGAAAAATTGTGCAGCAAGCCCCCGTTTGTGGACTAGAAGTCGTCGAAGTTTCACCCCCTTATGATGTCAGCGATATGACCGCTTTAATGGCAACCCGAGTCATCTGCGATACGATGGCCCATCTTGTACTTTCGGAACAACTGCCGCGTCAAGCAAAGCCCAGTTATATCCATGAAGAAGCCCAAACCACTGCCGATTATTGGCAGTAA
- a CDS encoding MFS transporter, with amino-acid sequence MSFGFFGIQFGWTLQMANTSAIYEYLGANPEQIPILWLAAPMSGLIAQPIIGYMSDRTWTRLGRRRPYFLFGAILSSIALILMPNSSSLWMAAGALWMLDTSVNISMEPFRAFVSDLVPENQRTLGFGMQAFFIGLGAVVASLCPWILNHWFNFNQITTPAGEIPLTVKVSYYVGAAVFLGTVLWTVLTTKEYPPQDLEKLKQRQNDTGGAIGMVKGIAQKVRTMPDLMKQLAWVQFFTWLGIFCVFLYFPPAVGHEIFGATKESSPLYQEGVEWAGICIALYNVVCFVYSIFLARIAAATSRKATHSFSLLCGGVGLISLLFVSNQYLLLLPMACFGLAWASALTMPYSMLSDVLPMKDTGIYMGIFNAFIVIPQIIAALGLGWVMENLLGNNRIFALVVGGISMALAALLVQWVKDVAKEQQTSGKTPKPELATKGSESVS; translated from the coding sequence ATGAGTTTCGGCTTCTTCGGCATTCAATTTGGTTGGACATTGCAAATGGCAAATACCAGTGCCATTTATGAATACTTAGGCGCTAATCCTGAACAAATCCCGATTTTGTGGCTGGCTGCTCCCATGAGTGGGTTAATTGCCCAACCCATTATTGGTTACATGAGTGACCGCACCTGGACTCGGCTGGGGCGCAGGCGACCGTATTTTTTATTCGGTGCTATTCTCAGCTCGATCGCGCTGATTCTCATGCCCAACTCCTCTAGTCTATGGATGGCAGCCGGGGCACTATGGATGCTCGATACCTCGGTTAATATCAGTATGGAACCGTTTCGCGCCTTTGTTTCGGATTTAGTCCCCGAAAATCAGCGGACCCTTGGTTTTGGCATGCAAGCCTTTTTTATTGGCTTGGGGGCTGTAGTGGCATCGCTTTGTCCGTGGATTCTTAATCATTGGTTTAACTTTAATCAAATCACTACTCCGGCCGGTGAAATTCCTCTGACTGTTAAAGTGTCTTACTATGTCGGCGCTGCCGTCTTTTTAGGGACTGTGTTGTGGACCGTTCTCACCACCAAAGAATACCCACCGCAAGACTTAGAAAAGCTCAAGCAACGCCAAAATGATACCGGTGGCGCGATCGGGATGGTGAAAGGGATTGCGCAGAAAGTACGTACTATGCCCGATCTCATGAAACAACTGGCTTGGGTGCAGTTTTTTACCTGGCTCGGTATTTTCTGTGTTTTCCTTTACTTCCCGCCGGCAGTGGGACACGAAATTTTTGGCGCAACCAAAGAAAGCTCACCTCTTTATCAAGAAGGGGTAGAATGGGCTGGAATTTGTATTGCTCTCTATAATGTTGTCTGCTTTGTCTATTCGATATTTCTGGCTCGGATCGCTGCGGCAACCAGTCGCAAAGCCACCCATTCTTTTAGCTTATTGTGTGGCGGGGTCGGCTTGATTTCTCTACTCTTCGTCAGTAATCAATATTTGCTCTTACTCCCGATGGCGTGTTTTGGTTTAGCGTGGGCGAGTGCTTTAACCATGCCTTATTCGATGCTGTCTGACGTTTTACCCATGAAAGATACCGGAATTTACATGGGGATTTTTAATGCCTTTATTGTCATTCCTCAAATCATAGCTGCCCTTGGCCTTGGGTGGGTCATGGAAAACCTTTTAGGAAATAATCGAATTTTCGCCCTAGTCGTCGGTGGTATTTCAATGGCCCTTGCTGCATTACTGGTGCAGTGGGTAAAAGATGTTGCGAAAGAACAACAAACGTCTGGCAAAACTCCCAAGCCCGAATTAGCAACAAAAGGTTCGGAGAGTGTCAGTTAA